A single bacterium DNA region contains:
- a CDS encoding amidase domain-containing protein produces the protein MKKIHFIFITFSVCLMIVTNVLGFNRSEVSTYGDSYWGPDEDDYNVWGYNNDELDNPNHDPDSYYKNYNSSGGDCANFVSQCLIEGGLDLTAGPGCYGKRHINNQWVDATIPYCDNLHQHLVNSQT, from the coding sequence ATGAAAAAGATACATTTTATATTTATAACTTTCTCTGTTTGTTTGATGATTGTTACAAATGTATTAGGTTTTAATCGAAGTGAGGTATCTACTTATGGAGATAGTTATTGGGGACCAGACGAAGATGATTATAATGTCTGGGGATACAATAATGATGAGTTAGATAATCCTAATCATGATCCAGATTCATATTATAAAAATTATAATTCTTCAGGTGGAGATTGTGCAAATTTTGTTTCCCAATGTTTAATTGAAGGTGGTCTTGATTTAACTGCTGGTCCTGGATGCTATGGGAAAAGACATATTAATAATCAGTGGGTAGATGCTACTATTCCTTATTGTGATAATTTACATCAACACCTGGTCAATAGTCAAACATAG
- a CDS encoding HEAT repeat domain-containing protein has protein sequence EITQKKQEKNESKIVDRQKALEKRRAEIREKLREEYKREGLSQEEIEKEVELGLCLIEDKVNLLEIPKIIEEIKRKMKNETLYPLDHEDMSIFYVGVSRDPKAIPVLIEVLKNYKTPKARSTEARRDAAEALGRIGDKSAIPALIEALEDRDILVRSEVARVLVELGEKTKPLPILISLAKGENMDEWSIDLSGYGNFTDDTLKRNINKTKNSIRYSALGSLERIGNEKAILVIKELSKDEDQNIQYIANRILKRLGIEGSKK, from the coding sequence AGAAATAACTCAAAAGAAACAAGAAAAAAATGAAAGTAAAATAGTAGATAGACAAAAGGCATTAGAAAAAAGACGAGCAGAAATAAGAGAAAAATTGAGAGAAGAATATAAAAGAGAAGGATTATCACAGGAGGAAATAGAGAAGGAAGTAGAGTTAGGGTTATGTTTAATAGAGGATAAGGTAAACCTACTTGAAATTCCTAAAATTATTGAGGAGATAAAGAGAAAAATGAAGAATGAAACTTTATATCCTTTAGATCATGAAGATATGAGTATTTTTTATGTAGGAGTATCAAGAGATCCAAAAGCAATCCCAGTATTGATTGAAGTGTTAAAAAATTATAAAACTCCCAAAGCCCGAAGTACTGAGGCTCGAAGAGATGCTGCTGAAGCCTTAGGACGTATAGGAGATAAATCAGCTATTCCAGCTTTAATAGAAGCATTAGAAGATAGGGATATATTAGTACGGTCTGAAGTAGCCAGAGTATTAGTTGAATTGGGAGAGAAAACAAAACCATTACCTATCTTAATTAGTCTTGCTAAAGGAGAAAACATGGATGAATGGAGCATTGATTTATCAGGATATGGAAATTTTACAGATGATACGTTGAAGAGGAATATAAACAAAACTAAGAATTCAATACGTTATAGTGCATTAGGTAGTTTGGAAAGAATTGGTAATGAAAAGGCTATATTAGTGATAAAGGAGTTAAGTAAAGATGAAGACCAAAATATCCAGTATATAGCCAATAGAATATTGAAAAGATTAGGAATTGAAGGGAGTAAAAAATGA